In one window of Primulina tabacum isolate GXHZ01 unplaced genomic scaffold, ASM2559414v2 Contig614, whole genome shotgun sequence DNA:
- the LOC142534598 gene encoding putative glucan 1,3-beta-glucosidase A: protein MKRDLKTKMKRVDSICLRSFVILCAATLKRTCAQNPPYKSVNLGAWLVAEGWMTPDLFNGIPNKDLLDGSQVQIKSTSLNMYLCAESGGGSILVANRTAASGWETFRLWRIDERTFNFRVFNKDFIGIMGGTAIAQAAQPGSTETFVIVRNGTDPLRIRILAPNGLYFQALSGNSVTADYGGNPNDWGDQNPSVFKLTIVNTLQGEYQLTNGYGPAQAPAVMMNHWSTYIVADDFRFMSQNGLTAVRIPVGWWIMYDPAPKPFVAGSLHALDNAFTWAEQYNMKVIVDLHAAPGSQNGNDHSGTRDGYQEWGASYIPQTVAVIDFLAKRYGNRLGLAAIELMNEPLAPGVSLDDLSNYYRAGYNAVRKHTSSAYVILSNRLGDASNTELLPLAGGLSLLVIDVHYYNLYWDYFTTLNVEQNIDYINNQRANSLQQVTQTNGPLSFVGEWTGEWAVQNAGAQDYQRYASAQLNVYGRASFGWAYWSYKCQYNHWSLEWMIQNNYIKLQ, encoded by the exons ATGAAAAGAGATTTGAAAACGAAAATGAAAAGAGTTGATTCAATTTGTTTGCGGTCATTTGTTATTTTATGTGCAGCAACACTGAAGAGAACTTGTGCACAGAATCCACCTTATAAATCAGTAAACCTTGGTGCATGGCTTGTTGCTGAAGGCTGGATGACACCTGATCTCTTTAATGGGATTCCGAACAAAGATCTTCTT GATGGAAGTCAAGTGCAGATCAAGTCCACAAGTCTGAACATGTATCTCTGTGCCGAAAGCGGCGGTGGATCCATCTTGGTGGCCAACCGCACTGCCGCCTCCGGCTGGGAGACTTTCAGG TTATGGAGAATTGATGAGAGAACGTTCAACTTCAGAGTGTTCAACAAAGACTTCATCGGGATAATGGGTGGAACAGCGATTGCTCAAGCAGCTCAACCTGGGAGTACTGAAACCTTTGTTATTGTAAGGAATGGCACCGATCCTCTCCGAATCCGTATTCTTGCACCTAATGGCCTTTATTTTCAG GCATTATCTGGGAATTCAGTGACAGCTGATTATGGAGGGAATCCAAATGATTGGGGGGACCAAAATCCATCTGTATTCAAACTAACAATTGTGAACACCTTACAAGGTGAATATCAGTTGACAAATGGTTATGGTCCTGCTCAAGCTCCTGCAGTAATGATG AACCATTGGAGCACCTACATTGTAGCAGATGATTTCAGGTTCATGTCTCAGAATGGGCTCACAGCTGTTCGAATACCGGTCGGGTGGTGGATTATGTATGACCCTGCGCCGAAACCATTTGTCGCCGGCTCGTTACATGCTCTGGATAACGCTTTCACGTGGGCAGA GCAGTACAATATGAAGGTGATAGTTGATCTTCATGCAGCTCCGGGATCACAGAATGGAAACGATCATAGTGGAACACGAGACGGATATCAAGAGTGGGGTGCCTCGTACATCCCACAGACAGTTGCAGTAATCGATTTTCTTGCTAAAAG GTATGGTAATCGGCTAGGTCTAGCAGCGATCGAGCTCATGAACGAGCCGTTAGCACCAGGGGTGAGTTTAGATGACTTGAGCAACTACTATAGAGCAGGATACAATGCAGTGAGGAAGCATACTTCAAGTGCTTATGTCATCTTATCCAACAGATTGGGAGATGCTAGCAACACAGAACTCCTTCCCCTAGCCGGTGGCCTCTCCCTTTTAGTCATTGACGTTCACTACTACAATCTTTACTGGGATTATTTTACAACGCTTAATGTCGAACAGAATATCGATTACATCAATAATCAGAGAGCAAATAGTTTGCAACAAGTGACTCAAACCAATGGCCCTCTAAGTTTTGTAG GAGAATGGACCGGTGAATGGGCAGTTCAAAACGCAGGAGCGCAAGACTACCAAAGATATGCAAGTGCTCAGTTAAATGTGTATGGAAGAGCCTCATTTGGATGGGCATATTGGTCATACAAATGCCAATATAATCACTGGAGTCTCGAGTGGATGATTCAAAATAATTACATTAAGCTACAGTGA